A genomic window from Agrobacterium tumefaciens includes:
- a CDS encoding amidase, with product MAHRGKNIAQLSVLIQSGHLDTRSLVEETLDVIGKDDDQAIFICLTAERAMAEAEAASKRIREGRSCGVLDGIPVAWKDLFDLAGVATTAGSTVLSNDAPAARDADVVTALKQAGMVSIGRTNMSEFAFSGLGINPHYGTPRNPASQDGHRLPGGSSSGAGVAVAAGLVPVAIGTDTGGSVRIPAAFNGVVGYKASRGRYSMRGVYPLAKSLDSLGPLTRTVQDAVWVDAAMRGKATADVARSPLSGLSLVVPETVFFDAVEDGVAAAFEQAVERLVRAGAKVRRQAFPIFSELFDLIRQKGALVTAEAFTLHKARLEGADAARMDPRVVARTKLGANISMPDYIAIIEARERMTAAFMGMIGKDELLVSPTLPHVAAQVAPLVDDDDAFFAMNAKTLRNTQIGNFLDLCGVSIPCGTGEAGMPVGLLLSGLHGMDEDVLGVAMAAEEIVRG from the coding sequence CATCCAGAGCGGCCATCTCGATACACGTAGCTTGGTGGAGGAGACGCTCGATGTGATCGGTAAGGACGATGACCAGGCGATTTTTATCTGCCTGACGGCAGAGCGCGCCATGGCGGAGGCGGAAGCGGCATCGAAACGTATTCGCGAAGGCCGCTCCTGTGGTGTACTCGATGGCATTCCGGTGGCATGGAAGGATCTTTTTGATCTCGCGGGCGTGGCAACCACTGCCGGATCGACGGTGCTGTCGAACGATGCGCCTGCTGCCCGTGATGCAGATGTGGTGACGGCGCTGAAGCAGGCGGGCATGGTCTCCATCGGCCGCACCAATATGAGCGAGTTTGCTTTTTCCGGTCTCGGCATCAATCCGCATTATGGCACGCCGCGCAATCCCGCCTCACAGGATGGCCATCGTTTGCCCGGCGGTTCGTCTTCCGGTGCGGGTGTGGCTGTGGCCGCCGGTCTCGTGCCGGTGGCGATCGGTACGGATACCGGCGGATCGGTGCGCATTCCCGCCGCCTTCAACGGCGTGGTAGGCTACAAGGCAAGCCGCGGCCGTTATTCGATGCGCGGTGTTTATCCCCTGGCGAAAAGCCTTGATTCACTTGGGCCACTCACCCGCACCGTGCAGGATGCCGTCTGGGTGGATGCGGCCATGCGCGGCAAGGCCACGGCTGATGTGGCGCGCTCACCTCTTTCCGGCCTATCGCTGGTGGTGCCAGAGACAGTGTTTTTCGATGCAGTTGAGGATGGCGTTGCGGCTGCTTTCGAGCAGGCGGTGGAGCGGCTTGTTCGCGCCGGTGCTAAGGTGCGGCGGCAGGCATTTCCGATCTTTTCGGAACTGTTCGATCTTATCAGGCAAAAGGGTGCGCTGGTAACGGCGGAAGCTTTTACCCTGCATAAAGCCCGGCTGGAAGGTGCGGATGCCGCACGCATGGACCCGCGCGTTGTTGCCCGAACGAAGCTTGGCGCAAATATCTCCATGCCCGACTACATCGCCATTATCGAGGCGCGCGAACGCATGACGGCGGCGTTTATGGGCATGATCGGCAAGGACGAACTGCTGGTGTCACCGACATTGCCGCATGTGGCCGCACAGGTCGCGCCGCTTGTCGATGATGACGATGCCTTCTTTGCCATGAATGCGAAGACCCTGCGTAACACCCAGATCGGCAATTTTCTCGATCTCTGCGGTGTTTCCATTCCGTGCGGAACAGGCGAGGCGGGAATGCCCGTGGGGCTGCTGCTCTCCGGCCTGCATGGAATGGATGAGGATGTGCTGGGTGTTGCGATGGCTGCGGAAGAGATTGTGCGGGGTTGA